The stretch of DNA ATCTGGAGATCAAGATCGGTGGCCATCAGCTTGAGCGTGCCCTCGGCAGTCGCCTCGATCAGCACGTTCGACAGGATGGGGATGGTGTTGCGCCGCTCCACCACGGACTGGACATGGCTCAGCCCCTTGAGGAGCGTTGCGCGTTCGATCGTCGCCTTCATCGTAATTCCCCCCGCCACCGCAGCCAGAATCGGGGCTGGGGGCAATCCGCAGATGGCTTACCCAACAACAAAGGGTCGGAGCAAGCGCCCCGACCCTTCTTTGATCACGGTAAACGTCGCGTTAAACCCGTGCGCCGGTTCGATCAGAAGCGGAAGCCGTAGCTGGCGACCACCTGGTGACGATCCGTGTCGACGTCGAATCGGCTGCTGGTGCCGCCGGTCGCATAGTCGATGTTGCCGCGCTCATAGTTCGAATAGCGATATTCGAGCTTGGCATAGCTGTTCGGGCCGACCGCATGCTCGGCACCGGCACCGATGCGCCAGCCGTCGAGCTTGAAGTTGTTGTCGGTGGTCTGGCTGGTGCTGCCGGCGAGGACGTTGAGCTTCGAGTTGGTGTAGCCGCCCTTGACGTACAGCATCGTCGTCGGTGCGACGACATAGCCTGCGCGTGCGCCGACATAGATGTCGCGACCCTGCTTGACGCGGCCATAACCGAAGTCGCTCGTGTAGTCGTTGCGGTCGCTCTTCGCGGTCGAGCCGGTCAGTTCGGCCTCTGCGCCGAGCACGATGTTGTCCGATGTCGCGATGTCGTAGCCGATGCCGCCGCCGTACAGCAGGCCGTCGATCTTCTGGTCGTCGCGCCCGTTGTTGTTGGACACGCTGCTGCCGGCGCCGGTGTGGTCGTAGCCGAGCGTGGCCTCTACGCGAGGGCCGGTGAAGGTCGGGTTGGTCTGTGCGAGGGCGGGTGCTGCGACTGCGGTGGTGGCGAGCAGCGAGACGGCGATAAGCGTACGCATTGGGGTTACTCCTTACTATCTGGGCACCCCAAAACGCGGGGTGGACCGCTCCAATGGACTAACCGCGCGGACGTTGCATGAACCCCAGATAAACACGGAAATCCGTTGCTTTTGCGCCACAGGGGGTTGAAACGCGGCCTATGATTCCAAGCCATCGGCAGGGTGAAGCGGACGCCCGATCAACCGACATTCCGGCCCCGCGGAAAGGTCGCGATTTCGTCGCGCGGCACGGCGAAACCGTGTTCAACGCGGCGCACCGGTTGCAGGGAAATGCGCCGCATACGCCTTTGACGCGGGCGGGGTTCGCGCAGGCCGACGAGCTTGGGCGAGCGTTGCGGGCGTTGCTGGGGGTGAAGCCGGCGTTGGCGTTGTGGGCGTCGCCGACGGGGCGAGCCTTGCAGACGCTGGCAGTGATCTGCGAGCATCTGGAGCTGGATTGGCATGGTGCGCGGACCGATGCTCGCCTGGTCGAGATCGACATGGGGTCGTGGGGCGGGCGCTATTATGCGGACGTGATCGACGAGGTCGGGCCGGTGATGCTGCCGGGTGGGGCGCTGAAACCTTCGCCGGATGGCGAGACCTATGCGGAGATTGCGGTTCGGGTTGGTGGGTGGCTTGCTGATACTTCGGAAGATCCGGGCGATCGGCTGGTGGTCATGCACGGAATTTCGAGTCGGGTGATGCTGGGAGTGATGACCGGGGCGGCGGTCGATCCAGTGCTTGGCGCGCCGGTTGCGAAGGGGTTGCCGCAGGGGTCGGTTACGCTGGTCGAGAACGGGCGGGCGACGGTGCCGCATCTGGGTACGGGGTTTGCTCCGGCGTGAGATCTGGTTGGGTGGAAGGCCACTTATCGGGGGTGCGGACTTTTGCACCCCTCCCTGAAAGGGAGGGGTTGGGGGTGGGTCGGCTTCCGTATGTTCGGATCGTTGGGGCTAAAGCGGGCCTACCCACCCCCTGCCCCTCCCTTTCAGGGAGGGGGGTTCTGTGGCGTTTGGGGTTGGCGATGGGGTTGCTTGCGGTTGCTGCTCCGGTCTCTGCGCGTGATACGATCGGTATCTTCAAGGGCTGGGGTGCGTTCCGGGACGCTACGCCCGCCCGGTGTTACGCGATCGCGCGGCCGATCATGGCGGGTGGGCGGGCGACTGGTTTTGCCAGCATCGCCACTTGGCCGAAGCGGGGTTTGCGGGCGTCGCTGTATGTGCGGCTCAGTCGGGAGCGGGACCGGTCGGCGGGGGTGACGCTGACGGTCGGCGAGCGGCGATTCGCGTTGGTGGCGAACGGGCTGGATGCCTGGGCGAGCGATGCGCCGAGCGATCATGCGATCGTGGCGGCAATGCGGTCGGGTCGGAGCATGAGTGTGGAGGCGGTCGGCGTCGGGGGGCGGCCGTTTGTCGATGTCTATGCGCTGTCGGGCGCGGCGACGGCGATCGATGCGGCTGTGTTGGGGTGTAGCGGGGGGTGACCTCCTGAATTGGGAGGGGGCACCTGTATACTATAAACCGCCACCCCGGCGAAGGCCGGGGCCCAGTTGGCAAGGTGGTCGTAACGAAGGGCTGAACCTCGTCACTGTCGTCCCCCAACCGGGCCCCGGCCCTCGCCGGGGTGGCGTTTTCTTCTCGAGTGGTGGTTTGTAATTTCGGCGTATCTGCGCCCGCCCTGCTCCCAGCTGACCCCCGTCCCTACAGCCAGTAGAAAAATCAGCAGAATTCCGCTAAGGGCCGCGCCATGCAGACCGCCGCGAACCTCATGCCTATTCCGGGGCACATCGATCCCGTGCCCGTTCCCCGCAGCTTCGTGCCGCGCAGCGATGGGCGGATCGACCTGCTCGGGCTGTCGCTCGCCGATCTGCGGATGGCGCTGGAGACGTCGCAGCTCGAGGAGAAGCAGGCCAAGCTGCGCGCCAAGCAGCTGTGGCACTGGATCTACAATCGCGGCGCGACCGAGTTCTCGGCGATGACCGATATCTCGAAGACGATGCACCCCTGGCTCGAGCAGCGCTTCGTGATCAGCCGGCCGAACGTGGTCGAGGCGCAGGTGTCGACCGATGGCACTCGGAAGTGGTTGCTGCGGTCGGACGACGCGCAGGATTACGAGATGGTGTTCATCCCGGACGCGGATCGCGGCACGCTGTGCGTATCGAGCCAGGTCGGCTGCACGCTGAACTGCACCTTCTGCCATACCGGCACGATGCGACTGGTGCGCAACCTGACGCCCGCCGAGATCGTCGGCCAGGTGATGCTCGCGCGCGATTCGCTGGGCGAATGGCCGAGCCAGCCCGAGGGGCGGATGCTCACCAACATCGTGATGATGGGGATGGGCGAGCCGCTGTATAATTTCGAGAACGTCCGCGATGCGTTGAAGCTGGTGATGGACGGCGCAGGGCTGGCGCTCAGCCGGCGGCGGATCACGTTGTCGACGTCGGGCGTGGTGCCGATGATGGCGCGCGCGGGGGCCGAGATCGGCGTGAACCTCGCGGTATCGCTGCACGCGGTGACCAAGGAAGTGCGCGACGAGATCGTGCCGCTGAACCGGAAGTACGGCATCGAAGAGCTGTTGCAGGCGTGCGCGGACTATCCGGGCACCAACAATGCGCGGCGGATCACGTTCGAATATGTGATGCTGAAGGACAAGAACGACTCCGACGACGACGCGCGCGAACTCGTTCGGTTGCTGCGGAAGTATGAACTGCCGGCGAAGGTGAACCTCATTCCGTTCAACCCGTGGCCGGGCGCGGCATATGAGTGTTCGACGCCGGAGCGGATCAAGTCGTTCTCCAGTATCGTGTTCGGTGCGGGGATTTCGGCACCGGTACGGACGCCGCGCGGTCGCGACATCGATGCGGCGTGTGGCCAGTTGAAGACCGCGTCGGAGAAGAAGAGCCGGGCGCAGCTCGATCGCGAGGCTGCTGCCGAGTCCGACGCTTTTGCTTGAGTGGAGTGCGGTTGCGCTGGCGGCAGGGGCAGGCGCTCTCGGCGGGGCGATGAATGCGTTGGCGGGCGGCGGCAGTTTCGCGACGATGCCGGCGCTGATCGGGCTTGGCTTGCCCTCGACCTTCGCCAACGCGACCAGCAACGTGTCGCTACAGCCGGGCGCGATGGCCAGCGCCTGGGCGTATCGGCACGGGCTCCAGCCGATCTCAGGCGTCAGCATGAAGACGATGGCGGGAATCACCTTCGTCGGCGGACTGATCGGCAGCTTGTTGCTGGTGGCCACGTCCGCGCGCGCGTTCGACCTGATCGTACCTTGGCTGCTGCTGTTCGCGACGCTGGCGATCGCGTTCGGGACGCGGGCGTCGTTGTGGCTGCGCTCGCGGGTCGAGATCGGGCCGAAGTCGCTGGTCGGTGTGCAGGCGTTGCTGGGAATTTATGGCGGCTATTTCGGGGGCGGAGTCGGGCTGATGCTGACGGCGGCGTGGGGGCTGCTGTCTGGCGCGACGCCGGCGACGCTCGCACCGCCGCGGACGCTGATGCTGGCGGTTGCGAACCTTGCCGCGACGATCATCTTCATCGCGACCGGGATGGTGGTGTGGGCGCTGTGCGTGCCGATGTTGATCGGCGGGATCGTCGGCGGGCATTACGGGGCTAAGCTGGGCCTGTTGCTGTCCCCGCAGGTGATCCGGGTGTGGACGCTGCTGGTGACGATCGCGACGACGATCGTATTCTTCTGGCGCGCCTATTCCTGAAGGCCGACTTTCGCGGCGAGCCATTTCGCTGCGGCCTCCGGCGTCTGCTTGTCGGTATCGCGGTCGACGCGGTAGTTCGCGGCGCGCATCGCCTCGACCGGGATGCGGCCGACCATCGGTTTCAGCGCGGTGAGGAACCTCGCGTCCCCTGCCCGCTTCGGCGCGACCATCAGGATCGCGTCGTAGCCGGGGATCGCACGACGCGGGTCGGTCAGCACGGTGAGACCGTCCGCCGCGATCCGGCCATCGGACGAGAAGGCTGAGATGACGTCGACATTGCCGCTTTGCAGCGCGCGGTACATGAAGGTCGGGCTGTACGGCGTCGTCTTGGCGAAGCGGAGCGGATAGGCGCGCTTCACCGCGGCCCATTCGGGGCGTTCGAGGAATTCGAGATCGCTGCCTAGCGTCATGCCGGGTGCTGCGTTCACCAGATCGTCGAGGCTGGCGATGCGCTTGGACTTGGCCGCGTCGCCCTTCATCGCGAAGGCATAGGCGTTCTCGAACCCGAGCGAACCGAGCAGGCCGACATTGTGCTCGCGCCTGGCCCAGTCGCCGATCGCAGCGACCATCGCCGGGCGTTCGGGGACGTCGTTGCGCTTCATCTCGTTCGCCCAGATCGTCCCGGCATAATCGACATAGACGTCGATATCGCCGCCGGAGAGCGCGCCGAAGACGACCGCCGAGCCGAGGCCGTCGCGGTATTCGACGGTGTAGCCCGCGTGTTCGAGCCGGTCGCCGATCAGCCGCGCGAGGATATATTGCTCGGAGAAGTTCTTCGCGCCGACCACGACGGTGCGGTCCGCGCCACTCTTCGGCCATAGCGGGGCGGTCGCCGTTGCGGTTCCGACGAGCAGCACCGCGGCGCTCGCGATCCAGAGCCAGCGGCGGCGCGAGCGGATGCCGTATTCGATCGCCCCGATCAGCGCGTCGACTGCCAGTGCGAGCGCGGCTGCCGAGACGCAGCCGGCGAGGACCAGCGCCCAGTTCTGCGTCTGGAGGCCGGCGAAGATCATGTCGCCGAGGCTCGGCTGGCCGACGGTCGTCGACAAGGTCGCGGCACCGATCGTCCAGACCGCCGCGGTGCGGATGCCGGCGATCAGCACAGGCGCGACCAAAGGTGCCTCGACCAGCCGTAGTTTTTGCGCGGGCGTCATGCCGACCGCATCCGCCGCCTGAATTACCGCAGGGTCGATGCCGTGCAGGCCGGTCACCGCGTTCCGGATGATCGGGAGGAGCGCGTACAGCGTCAGCGCGATCAAGGACGGGAGGAAGCCCAATGCGGGGATGCCGCCGCCGACCAGCGCGGAGAGGCTGAGCAACAGCGGATAGAACAAGGCGAGCAGCGCGAGGCTGGGGATGGTCTGGACGAGGCTCGCAAAGCCGAGCGACACGCGCGCGACGGTCGCGTTACGGGCGGACCAGATGCCGAGCGGCAGGCTGATCGCGATGCCGAGCAGCAGCGCCGCCGCGGAGAGCAGGACGTGGTTGGCGAGCAGCGGTGGCACGCGGCTCAGCGCGTCTAGGAAGGCGCTCATGCGACTAGCGCCTGGAGGCGTTCGGCCTGCGCGCGCGGCACTTGCACCAGCGCTTGCGCATCGTCGCCACCCTGGCCGGCGACGAGTTCGGCAGGCGTGGCGTCGGCGACGATGCGTCCGGCTTTCATCACCAGCACGCGGTCGGCGAGCAGCAGCGCCTCCGCCATGTCGTGCGTGACGAGGATGGTGGTAAGACCGAGCCGGTCGTGGAGTTCGCGGATCCGCGTGCCGAGCGCGTCGCGCGTGACCGGGTCGAGCGCGCCGAACGCCTCGTCGAGCAGCAGCAGTTTGGCGCCGGGTGCGAGCGCGCGGGCGATGCCGACGCGCTGGCGCTGACCACCCGAGAGTGCGTCGGGCATACGGCTCGCGATGTCGCGCGGAAGGTCGACGAGATCGAGTAGTTCGCCCACTTTCGCCTCGTCGGAGCGCCCGGCGATTCGGAGCCCGATCGCGATGTTCTCGGCGATCGTCATGTGTGGGAACAGGCCGATATTCTGGAAGACGTAGCCGATCCGGCGGCGCAGTTCGGGGGCGGGCTCTGCGGCGACGTCGGTACCGTCGATCGTCACGCGGCCTTCGCTCGGCTCGACCAGGCGGTTGAGCGTCTTGAGCAGCGTCGACTTGCCCGAACCGGACGTGCCGACGAGCGCGACGAAACTGCCGCGTGCTATCTCCAGCGAGACCGCGTCGACGGCGATCGTCGCACCTCCATCACTGGGGTACCGCTTGGTGACGCGTTCGAAAACGAGCGCTGGGGAATTGTCTGGCATCTGTGCGCAGGATGCGGGAAACATACCGGAAAATCAAATGGAGAGGGTATGAGCCAGCAGGGCATTTTCATCACCGGCGGCGGATCGGGGATCGGTCGCGCCACCGCGATACTGTTCGCGCGGAAAGGCTGGCGGGTCGGGCTCGCCGACGTCAACGTCGCGGGACTTGCCGAGACCGCCGCGCTACTGCCTGCGGGCATGGTCAGCACCTATCGGATGGACGTGCGCGACCGCGATGCGTGGGTAGCGTCGCTCGATGCGTTCGTCGCGACCACCGACGGCCGGCTCGACGTGCTGTTCAACAATGCCGGGATCGGGTCGGGCGGACCGCTGGCGGAGACCGACTTCGCCGAGATCGACCGGGTGATCGCGATCAACCTGGTCGGTGCGCTGAACGGCGCGCGGATCGGCCATGCGTATCTGAAGCGGACGCCGGGATCGTGTTTGCTCAACACCGCGTCGGCGTCGGCGATCTATGGCTCGGCGGGTCTAGCGCCCTATTCGGCGACCAAGTTCGGGGTGCGCGCGATCACCGAGGCGCTCGACGGCGAATGGGCGGCGGACGGCATCAAGGTGCGGTCGATCGTGCCGAGCTTCATCGACACGCCGCTGCTCGACTCCGCGGCGGGGGGCAGTAACCGCTCGATCCGCGAGACGGTGACGGGCGCGGGGCTGGAGCTGACCGGGGTGGACAAGGTGGCCGAGGCGGCCTGGGCGGCGGTGCACGGCGACAAGGTGCATACCTTCGTAGGGAAGACCGCGCACCGGATGGCGTTCGCCGCGCGGTGGATGCCGGGGGCGCTGCGCAAGCGTATGCGGCGGGATGTGCGGAAGGGCTGACTACTCCCTTCCCTGGAAGTGAGGGGTTAGGGGGTGGGTCGGCTTTCGCATACCCGAACCTAAGGCTCAAGCTGGCCAACCCACCCCCAACCCCTCCCTTTCAGGGAGGGGCAAAACATAAGGCTTAGGTGTCGCCGACTATGGCGTCGATCGCTTCGGCCATTTCGATGTCGCGTGGCGAGAGGCCGCCAGCGTCGTGCGTGGTCAGGAGGATTTCGACGCGGTTCCAGACGTTCTTCCACTCCGGGTGGTGGTTCGCGCGCTCGGCGATCAGAGCGACCTGAGTCATGAAGCCGAACGCCTCGACGAAATCGGCGAACACGATCGTCCGCGTGATCGCGTCGCGCGCATCGTCATAATCCCACTCGTCGAGCCCATCGAGTGCCTCGGCCCGTTCCGTATCGTTCAGCGCTTCGATCATTCGCGTGTCCCTTGCCGCCATCGTTTGCCAACGCGTATGGCTGGCAGGATGAGCGGGCAAGCGACAATGCACGAGGGGGGCCGGGGCGAAGCACCCGACGCCGACACGATCGAGGCGATCTGCCGCGCGACGATCGCCAAGCTGCCCGCGCAGTTCGCGGAGCATCTCGGCGACATCGTGTTCGCGGTCGAGGAGTATGCCGACGACGAGACGCTGGCGGCACTCGGCCTGGAGCATCCGCTAGACCTGTCGGGCCTGTATCACGGCCGCCCGCTCGGCGAGAAATCGTCGATGGATTCAGGGACGATGCCCGACCGGATCGTGCTGTACCGCAGGGCGATTCTCGAGGAATGGATCGAGACGGGGGTGCGCCTCGACGACCTCGTCGCGCATGTGACGATCCACGAGATCGGCCATCATTTCGGGCTGAGCGACGACGACATGCACGCGCTGGAGGACTCGGCCGAAGATCGGGCACCGTGAGTCTCGCGTTTCGCGACGTCGCGTGCGTGCGGGGCGGGCGGATGCTGTTCTCGGGCGTGTCGTTCGACCTGCAGTCTGGCGATGCGGCGGTCGTTACCGGCCCCAATGGCGTGGGGAAGTCCAGTCTAATCCGCATCGCTGCAAGCCTGCTCGCGCCGTTCGAGGGTAGTGTGACGTGCGATACCGCGCAGGCGTTGCTGACCGAGGCGAGTGCGCTCGACCCCGACCGCACGCTGATCGCGGCGCTGCGTTTCTGGGCTGCGTTGGACGATAAGCCCGTCGCCAATACCCGGATCGCCCGAGCGCTGTCCGCGCTCGATCTGAACGCGCTGGCGGACATTCCCGTCCGCCTGCTGTCGACCGGGCAACGCCGCCGCGCGTCGATCGCGCGGGTTGCCGCCAGCGGGGCGCCGGTCTGGCTGCTCGACGAACCGGCCAACGGACTCGACACGGTTTCGATCGCTCGACTGGAGACGCTGATCGCTGAGCACCGTGCTACCGGCGGCATCGCGCTGGTCGCCACGCACCTGCCGCTGGCGATTCCCCACGCGCAGGAGATCGCGTTGTGATCGCGCTGATCCGTCGCGATCTGCGCCGCAGCGTGTCGAGTGGCGGCGCGACGTTGGTGGTCGCGTTCTTCCTGCTGGTCGCGACGCTATTCCCGTTCGCGATCGGCCCCGACGGCGCGCTGCTCGCGCGGATCGGCGGCGGGGTGATCTGGACCGCGGCCTTGCTCGCAGCTTTGTTGCCGGTCGAGCGCCTTGTCGGCCCCGATCTGGAGGCTGGCGTGTTCGACCAGTTCGTCGTCCGCGGGATGTCGCTTGCGCTAGTCGCGCTGGCGAAGACGATCGCGCACTGGCTGAGCTTCGGCCCGCCGCTGATGCTGGCCGCGGTGATCGCCGCGGGGTTGCTCAACCTGTCGGCCGACACGCTGCTCCGCGTCGAGATCGGCCTGTTGATCGGCACGCCCGGCCTCGCCGCGCTTGCGGTCGCCACCAGCGCGCTGGTAGCCGGGGTGCGCGGCGGCGGGGCGGTGACCGGGCTGGTGATGCTCCCGCTCGCGGTGCCGTTGCTCATCTTCGGCGCAGGCTCGCTCGATCCGGCCGGCGGCGCGGGCGCGGTCAAGTTGCTCGCCGCGGTCAGCCTCGTGCTGGTCGCGGGCGCGCCGTTCCTGGCCGCGGCGGCGATCCGTGCCGGCATGGACTGAGGCGATGAGCATGACCGACGAACAAGACAACCCCGTTCGCATCGGACTGATCGGCTACGGGTTCTCGGGCAAGACCTTCCACGCTCCGCTGATACGGTCCGTCGCGGGGCTCGAACTCTGTGCGGTGGCGTCCAGCGATGCCGGCAAGGTGAATGCGGACTTTCCGGGCATGGCGGTCCACGCCGATCCGCACGCACTGATCGCGGCCGACGCTATCGACCTCGTCGTGATCGCGACGCCGAACGAGACGCATGCACCGCTCGCGCGGGCAGTGATCGCGGCCGGGAAGCACGTCGTGATCGACAAGCCGTTCACGCTAGACCTCGACGAAGCGCGCGGGCTTCTCGCGCTGGCGGACGATCGGGGCGTGCTGCTGTCCGTCTTCCACAATCGGCGATGGGACAGCGATTTCCTTACCGTTCGCGCCGCGATCGACGAAGCTATCGTCGGCGATGTCACGCATTTCGAGTCGCATTTCGATCGGTTCAGGCCCGACGTCCGCGACCGCTGGCGCGAGCGGTCCGAGCCCGGCAGCGGCGTCTGGTACGATCTGGGTCCGCATCTGGTCGATCAGGCCCTGCTCCTGTTCGGCCTTCCGGACGCGGTGCAGGCCTCGATCGCGACCCAGCGGCCGGGCGCGATGACCGACGACTGGGCGCACGTCGTCCTGTCCTACGGCGAGCGCCGCGTGATCCTCCAGGCGAGCATGCTGGTGGCGGGCGGCGTCGACCGGTTCACCGTGCACGGCACCGCGGGCAGCATGACGAAGCACTACGCCGACCGACAGGAGACGCAACTTCTAGGCGGAATGCGGCCGGGTGATGCGGGTTGGGGCGAGGACCTCGATCCGCTCGTGATCCATGCCGCCAACGGGCAACGCGAACAGCGCGCGCTACCCGGCGATCAGCGCCAATATTACCGCGGCATCGCGGCGGCGGTTCGGGGAACGGCAAAGAACCCGGTCGAACCCGTCGAAGCGCTGGCAGTGATGGCGGTCGTCGAGTCGGCGTTCCTGTCCGCGAAGACCGGCGCCACGACGGCATTGGCGCTGACCGCGCCCGAGCGAGACGCCGCAACCCGCGCCTTATCGTCCGCGACTGTACAAATCTGAACGATCCGTCCGGGCGTCACGCGGGTAACGAAAGCGTCGCTAGCGAAGCACGCCCGGTTGGTTGCCGATCCGGATCTTCTCTGACAGGATTGCGACGTGCCCGACCCTCTTCACCATGGCCTCAATCAATCGCGGTGGCCCAAGCGGATTGGTCGCCTCATCGATGCTATCTGCCTGGTGGCGCTGATCGTCGTGGTCGTCACGGTCATCTATGGCTTCTGGCTGCGGGCGATCTGGGCGCATGGCTATTACCTGGCGGTCGCGGTCGCGGTGTTGGGCGCGTTCGTGATCCTGATCGGGCTCGCGCAACAGGCGATCGCGGCGCGCGACGTGGCGACCTGGCGCGACATGGCCGCTACAGCTCGAACAGAAGCAGGCCGGTAACGCCCGCGCGTCGGTCATCGCGGCCAGCCTCCAGCGTGATGCCGACAGCAAGCATGACGCGTACGAGAAGATCTCGCAGATGGCGCTCGAATCGCGTCAGGCTGCGCAGAACTCGATCGCGCAGGCGCAGATCATCGACAATGCCGAGCCACCGCAGTCGCCCAGCTGGCCGAACCGCCCGCTGCTGTTCCTGTTGTCGCTAATCGCAGGGTTCGGCGTCGGCATCGCAGTCATCGTCACGCAGGAAATGCTGGTAACCGGCATGCGCAGCATCGACGAAGTCGAAAGCGAGCTGGGCGTGCCGTTGATCGCGGCGATCCCAAATATCCGGCAGGACCATCCTGCCGACATCGTGATCGACAAGCCGACGTCGCAATATGCCGAAGCGCTTCGTAACGCCCGTGCATCGCTGCTCGGCGTCCGCGGCCAGACCCGGCCCAAGATCATCGCGCTCACCTCGGCGCTGCCGGGCGAAGGCAAGACCACCACCGCGTTGGCACTGGCGCGCGTCATGGCGATGAACGGCGACAAGACGATCATCATCGATACCGACGTCCGGCGCGCACAGTTGCGGATGATCACGCAGACGAAGCCCGACGGCGTCGGTCTGGTCGAATTGCTCCACGGCGACGTCACGCTCGACGAAGCGATCGAGCCGAGCGGGTTGCAGGGCCTGGACCAGATCATCATCCACAAGCCGTTCTTCTCGTCCGAGAACCTGTTCGGCAACGACCTGATGCCGAAGATCCTCGAGCAGCTTTCGGAGCGCTACGACACGATCATCCTCGATCTGCCACCGCTCGTCGGTCTGGCGGACGGTCGCTTCCTGTCGGCGCTGGCGGATGCGGTGGCGCTCGTGATCCGCTGGAACAACACGCCGAAGCACGCCGTGACATCGGCGGCCGCTTGGCTGAAGTCGGACGGCGCGAACCTCGTCGGCTCCATGTTCACGATGGTCGACACCAGTTCGCAGGCGGTCGGTTCATATTATTATTATTCGAAGCAATATTCCGACTATTACCAGGAAGCGTGATCAGGTCGGGCCGTTGATGAAGCTTCATCAACGGCCATCGACTACCGACTGCGATCTAAAGCTTGCCGTCGCCGGATCAATTCAACTACCTGTTC from Sphingomonas faeni encodes:
- a CDS encoding outer membrane protein, which encodes MRTLIAVSLLATTAVAAPALAQTNPTFTGPRVEATLGYDHTGAGSSVSNNNGRDDQKIDGLLYGGGIGYDIATSDNIVLGAEAELTGSTAKSDRNDYTSDFGYGRVKQGRDIYVGARAGYVVAPTTMLYVKGGYTNSKLNVLAGSTSQTTDNNFKLDGWRIGAGAEHAVGPNSYAKLEYRYSNYERGNIDYATGGTSSRFDVDTDRHQVVASYGFRF
- a CDS encoding histidine phosphatase family protein, which codes for MIPSHRQGEADARSTDIPAPRKGRDFVARHGETVFNAAHRLQGNAPHTPLTRAGFAQADELGRALRALLGVKPALALWASPTGRALQTLAVICEHLELDWHGARTDARLVEIDMGSWGGRYYADVIDEVGPVMLPGGALKPSPDGETYAEIAVRVGGWLADTSEDPGDRLVVMHGISSRVMLGVMTGAAVDPVLGAPVAKGLPQGSVTLVENGRATVPHLGTGFAPA
- a CDS encoding invasion associated locus B family protein, with the protein product MGLLAVAAPVSARDTIGIFKGWGAFRDATPARCYAIARPIMAGGRATGFASIATWPKRGLRASLYVRLSRERDRSAGVTLTVGERRFALVANGLDAWASDAPSDHAIVAAMRSGRSMSVEAVGVGGRPFVDVYALSGAATAIDAAVLGCSGG
- the rlmN gene encoding 23S rRNA (adenine(2503)-C(2))-methyltransferase RlmN gives rise to the protein MQTAANLMPIPGHIDPVPVPRSFVPRSDGRIDLLGLSLADLRMALETSQLEEKQAKLRAKQLWHWIYNRGATEFSAMTDISKTMHPWLEQRFVISRPNVVEAQVSTDGTRKWLLRSDDAQDYEMVFIPDADRGTLCVSSQVGCTLNCTFCHTGTMRLVRNLTPAEIVGQVMLARDSLGEWPSQPEGRMLTNIVMMGMGEPLYNFENVRDALKLVMDGAGLALSRRRITLSTSGVVPMMARAGAEIGVNLAVSLHAVTKEVRDEIVPLNRKYGIEELLQACADYPGTNNARRITFEYVMLKDKNDSDDDARELVRLLRKYELPAKVNLIPFNPWPGAAYECSTPERIKSFSSIVFGAGISAPVRTPRGRDIDAACGQLKTASEKKSRAQLDREAAAESDAFA
- a CDS encoding sulfite exporter TauE/SafE family protein, with the protein product MLEWSAVALAAGAGALGGAMNALAGGGSFATMPALIGLGLPSTFANATSNVSLQPGAMASAWAYRHGLQPISGVSMKTMAGITFVGGLIGSLLLVATSARAFDLIVPWLLLFATLAIAFGTRASLWLRSRVEIGPKSLVGVQALLGIYGGYFGGGVGLMLTAAWGLLSGATPATLAPPRTLMLAVANLAATIIFIATGMVVWALCVPMLIGGIVGGHYGAKLGLLLSPQVIRVWTLLVTIATTIVFFWRAYS
- a CDS encoding ABC transporter permease/substrate-binding protein, with protein sequence MSAFLDALSRVPPLLANHVLLSAAALLLGIAISLPLGIWSARNATVARVSLGFASLVQTIPSLALLALFYPLLLSLSALVGGGIPALGFLPSLIALTLYALLPIIRNAVTGLHGIDPAVIQAADAVGMTPAQKLRLVEAPLVAPVLIAGIRTAAVWTIGAATLSTTVGQPSLGDMIFAGLQTQNWALVLAGCVSAAALALAVDALIGAIEYGIRSRRRWLWIASAAVLLVGTATATAPLWPKSGADRTVVVGAKNFSEQYILARLIGDRLEHAGYTVEYRDGLGSAVVFGALSGGDIDVYVDYAGTIWANEMKRNDVPERPAMVAAIGDWARREHNVGLLGSLGFENAYAFAMKGDAAKSKRIASLDDLVNAAPGMTLGSDLEFLERPEWAAVKRAYPLRFAKTTPYSPTFMYRALQSGNVDVISAFSSDGRIAADGLTVLTDPRRAIPGYDAILMVAPKRAGDARFLTALKPMVGRIPVEAMRAANYRVDRDTDKQTPEAAAKWLAAKVGLQE
- a CDS encoding ATP-binding cassette domain-containing protein, which produces MPDNSPALVFERVTKRYPSDGGATIAVDAVSLEIARGSFVALVGTSGSGKSTLLKTLNRLVEPSEGRVTIDGTDVAAEPAPELRRRIGYVFQNIGLFPHMTIAENIAIGLRIAGRSDEAKVGELLDLVDLPRDIASRMPDALSGGQRQRVGIARALAPGAKLLLLDEAFGALDPVTRDALGTRIRELHDRLGLTTILVTHDMAEALLLADRVLVMKAGRIVADATPAELVAGQGGDDAQALVQVPRAQAERLQALVA
- a CDS encoding SDR family oxidoreductase, which encodes MSQQGIFITGGGSGIGRATAILFARKGWRVGLADVNVAGLAETAALLPAGMVSTYRMDVRDRDAWVASLDAFVATTDGRLDVLFNNAGIGSGGPLAETDFAEIDRVIAINLVGALNGARIGHAYLKRTPGSCLLNTASASAIYGSAGLAPYSATKFGVRAITEALDGEWAADGIKVRSIVPSFIDTPLLDSAAGGSNRSIRETVTGAGLELTGVDKVAEAAWAAVHGDKVHTFVGKTAHRMAFAARWMPGALRKRMRRDVRKG
- a CDS encoding 4a-hydroxytetrahydrobiopterin dehydratase, whose product is MIEALNDTERAEALDGLDEWDYDDARDAITRTIVFADFVEAFGFMTQVALIAERANHHPEWKNVWNRVEILLTTHDAGGLSPRDIEMAEAIDAIVGDT
- a CDS encoding metallopeptidase family protein; its protein translation is MSGQATMHEGGRGEAPDADTIEAICRATIAKLPAQFAEHLGDIVFAVEEYADDETLAALGLEHPLDLSGLYHGRPLGEKSSMDSGTMPDRIVLYRRAILEEWIETGVRLDDLVAHVTIHEIGHHFGLSDDDMHALEDSAEDRAP
- the ccmA gene encoding heme ABC exporter ATP-binding protein CcmA, translating into MLFSGVSFDLQSGDAAVVTGPNGVGKSSLIRIAASLLAPFEGSVTCDTAQALLTEASALDPDRTLIAALRFWAALDDKPVANTRIARALSALDLNALADIPVRLLSTGQRRRASIARVAASGAPVWLLDEPANGLDTVSIARLETLIAEHRATGGIALVATHLPLAIPHAQEIAL